The proteins below come from a single Ictalurus furcatus strain D&B chromosome 15, Billie_1.0, whole genome shotgun sequence genomic window:
- the nup210 gene encoding nuclear pore membrane glycoprotein 210 encodes MEGLRFRCVFLLLLLTSGCFSHSQAAKLNIPKVLLPLARSTKINFTLEATEGCYRWSSNRPEVASVESIDVDERQCSQRAVLQARSTQLSRLTSIILAEDVVTGQVLRCDAIVDVISEIQIVSTTRELHLEDSPLELMIHALDSEGNTFSTLAGLVFDWSLVKGTETATFPDTYSSLRVLKFSESTYTPPVHISEMERVGKQGDIILVSGIKTGHAKLKAKIQEPLYTHVGAAEVQLLILENILLSPAYDVYLLARTSIKYKVQKIRQGKITDLSMPCDQYELQLKNSIVAPGGDSYSAVAELDPGTSTVLALQHGQTNIVLDHKTLGMKGASRLPNSTLYVVEPGYLVFKINPGERWVLETGRTYEIFIEVFDKSSNKIYLSDNIRIEPTFPKEFFVVLESSLNGSYHRVKALKNGQTVIEGMLRAVVDQRGTEHALPVPVRNEQDVEIYNPIILNPSILTFPWQPKEGAYQYTIKASGGSGNFSWSSSNTAVATVTVKGVMTTVRDIGVSTVYAHDLRNPLHYGEMKVYVIEPVRMEFAPCVVEARVNLALELPLRIFGQLSSEDGEKVTLSDCSHFDLQVQMENHGVFQLQQGRLPPGQQHCSGVRVQAVSPGYTNLLVSYTHGNVHLNAKITIASYPPLRAVDPVSVALVTLGSSKDMLFEGGPKPWILEPSKFFRNLTAEDPNSVALTITGPASRNYFTHHVRASCRALGEQVLAVTVGNRPTLTNPFPAVEPAVVKFVCAPPSRLALIPVYTNAQLDLSCPLLQHNKQVVPVSNYRNPELDVAAFDQQGRKFDNFSSLSVTWETSRAALASLESNKPMELYITEEKNTKQRKLHGRQTVFVHHESGVAAITVSALGYQTSHLEKAAVLPGFEPLTMVSATLDLLLVEDVAVTPQSVSIYNHPDVRAELTLREGSGYFFVNTSVRGIADVEFQESQGTAEVVPVRPGVLQVMVHDLCLTFPAPATATVHVSDILEVYVRVVDKVEIGKSVRAYVRVLDDNKKPFLAKYFSHMNLKLKAASSIVSLQPLSEYSEKDTATFLVKGLVIGQTSISAVVSDKAGRTISSAPQQIEVFPPFRLLPRKVTLIIGALMQITSEGGPQPQSNILFSLSDSNIASVNSIGLVRGVAVGNMTVTGVVQAVDTESGKLVAISQDQVEVEVVQLKGVRIRAPITRMKTGTMMPVYVMGLTSSETPFSFGNALPGLAFHWSVTKRDILDVHTRHSEASVTLSAEHNFAMSVSGRSKGRTGLKVVVRATAPEAGHLWGNKLELSDEIQIQVYEKLQLLNPEVQAEELLMSPNSLLKLQTNRDGVGSLSYRVLDCPDKAPLIHVDDNGHLASGSLTGTASLQITAQESFGVNQTIILAVKVVTVSYLRLSTGPGFYTSNRETLAAVPLGSVLTFTVHFHDSSGEALHSHNSQLTFSTNRDDLVQVGKGVSNSSLTVRTVNVGLTLLSVWDSEQSGLVDYVALPVHHAIQPADAHNLVPADVVCFSAQLVSRDGLSGTWSSSSSVILEIHPKTGVAVARDVGTVTVYYEIPGQLRTYREVVVNSVSKTVVTVPSGSVRNERETKVLLTTRERGTNLIGSCSHAQLESVSSLQPEKSVSCRLQFTSDAVDFSAHDVYHTHTTFDTSAGVYSCVLTLGPMTEQQVKVLGVSMSGVRVEADVEGSRFSGERVSAELQVNPGFYSDQTHIILSSQHSTAELSVYGGTGLLQHLQVKSSSPSILVQEKEVSSTYPSFIRYSVTLLDLHDVTSASLTVSSPSTEQQLIVPITVVHAGETISTTRAGVVGGEGVGILQQFVDSYQVMFFTLFALLAGTAVIVIVCHAVFSPKDPSVHPAFIARTPPPPASPVAGHFNHSLHSSDLRSSPKLRLFSPDYNSR; translated from the exons ATGGAAGGACTCAGGTTCCGGTGTGTGTTCCTGCTGCTGCTCCTGACTTCCGGTTGCTTTTCTCATAGCCAGGCTGCTAAACTCAACATCCCCAAAGTCCTGCTCCCTCTGGCCAGGAGCACCAAGATCAACTTCACTCTGGAGGCCACTGAAGGCTGCTACAGATG GTCGTCGAACAGACCCGAGGTGGCGAGTGTCGAGTCCATAGACGTGGACGAGCGTCAGTGTTCTCAGAGAGCCGTGCTTCAGGCTCGCTCCACTCAGCTGTCGCGCCTCACCAGTATTATTCTAGCCGAGGACGTCG TGACGGGGCAGGTGTTACGCTGCGACGCCATCGTGGACGTCATCAGCGAGATTCAGATTGTCTCCACCACACGGGAGCTCCACCTGGAGGACTCGCCCCTGGAGCTGATGATCCATGCGCTGGATTCAGAGG GAAACACGTTCAGTACGCTGGCTGGTCTGGTGTTCGACTGGAGCCTCGTGAAGGGCACAGAGACGGCCACGTTCCCCGATACTTACAGCTCGTTacg AGTTCTGAAGTTCTCCGAGTCGACCTACACGCCGCCGGTGCACATCTCGGAGATGGAGCGAGTCGGGAAGCAGGGAGATATCATCCTGGTGTCTGGGATTAAAACTGGCCACGCGAAACTGAAAGCTAAAATCCAGGAGCCTCTGTACACG CATGTTGGAGCTGCTGAGGTGCAACTGCTGATTCTGGAGAACATCCTCCTGAGTCCCGCCTACGACGTCTACCTGCTCGCCAGAACCTCCATCAAGTACAAGGTGCAGAAAATCCGTCAAGGAAAGATCACAG ACCTCTCCATGCCGTGTGACCAGTACGAGCTCCAGCTGAAGAACAGCATCGTCGCTCCTGGAGGAGATTCGTATTCTGCGGTGGCCGAGCTCGATCCCGGAACCTCCACGGTCCTCGCCCTTCAGCACGGGCAAACCAACATCGTCCTGGATCACAAGA CTCTGGGGATGAAGGGAGCGTCCCGGCTTCCAAACAGCACGCTGTACGTAGTGGAACCCGGGTACCTCG TGTTTAAGATAAACCCCGGAGAACGCTGGGTTCTGGAGACCGGGAGAACCTACGAGATCTTCATTGAAGTGTTCGACAAGTCCAGCAACAAGATTTATCTATCGGAT AACATCCGGATAGAACCCACCTTCCCTAAAGAGTTCTTCGTGGTTCTGGAGTCGTCCCTGAACGGATCGTACCACCGCGTGAAAGCGCTGAAGAACGGACAGACGGTCATCGAGGGGATGCTGAGGGCCGTCGTcgatcag AGAGGAACCGAACACGCACTTCCTGTCCCGGTGAGGAACGAACAGGACGTCGAAATCTACAACCCCATCATCCTCAATCCCTCCATCCTCACGTTCCCATGGCAACCGAAAGAAGGAGCGTATCAGTACACCATCAAG GCGAGTGGAGGAAGCGGGAACTTCAGCTGGTCCTCCTCAAACACGGCCGTCGCTACGGTTACGGTGAAGGGCGTGATGACGACGGTGCGCGACATCGGAGTGAGTACGGTGTACGCTCACGACCTGCGGAACCCGCTGCATTACGGAGAGATGAAG gTGTACGTGATCGAGCCCGTGAGGATGGAGTTCGCGCCGTGTGTGGTGGAGGCCCGGGTGAATCTGGCTCTGGAGCTTCCGTTGCGTATCTTCGGCCAGCTGAGCTCCGAGGACGGAGAGAAGGTCACGCTGAGCGACTGCTCACACTTTGATTTGCAGGTCCAGATGGAAAATCACGGCGTGTTCCAGCTGCAGCAGG gacgTTTACCCCCGGGTCAGCAGCACTGCAGCGGTGTGCGTGTCCAGGCCGTATCTCCGGGTTACACAAACCTGCTGGTCAGTTACACACACGGGAACGTTCACCTGAACGCCAAGATCACCATCGCTTCATACCCACCTCTCCGA GCTGTGGATCCGGTCTCTGTTGCTCTCGTTACTCTCGGCTCCTCTAAAGACATGCTGTTCGAGGGCGGCCCGAAGCCGTGGATCCTCGAACCTTCCAAGTTCTTCAGAAACCTGACAGCTGAGGATCCGAACAGCGTCGCGCTTACGATAACGGGCCCGGCGTCACGCAATTACTTCACTCACCATGTCAGAGCGTCGTGCCGCGCCCTCGGGGAACAG GTGTTGGCGGTGACGGTGGGGAATCGTCCGACGCTCACTAATCCCTTCCCGGCGGTGGAGCCGGCGGTGGTGAAGTTTGTGTGCGCTCCTCCATCACGCCTGGCGCTCATCCCCGTCTACACCAACGCCCAGCTCGACCTGTCCTGCCCCCTGCTGCAGCACAACAAACAAGTG GTTCCTGTGTCTAATTACCGGAACCCGGAGTTGGACGTGGCGGCATTTGACCAGCAGGGCAGGAAGTTCGATAACTTCAGCTCTCTGAGTGTGACCTGGGAAACCTCCAGAGCAGCGCTGGCCAGCCTCGAGTCCAACAAGCCCATGGAGCTGTACATCACTGAGGAGAAAAACACCAAGCAAAGGAAACTCCACG GACGTCAGACGGTGTTTGTTCATCACGAGTCTGGCGTGGCAGCCATCACTGTGAGTGCGCTGGGCTACCAGACGTCTCACCTGGAGAAAGCGGCTGTTCTGCCtggg tttgAGCCTCTGACGATGGTCTCTGCTACACTGGATCTCCTGTTGGTTGAGGATGTGGCTGTGACCCCACAGTCTGTCTCCATTTACAATCACCCTGATGTGCGG GCCGAGCTCACGCTGCGAGAAGGCTCGGGTTATTTCTTCGTCAATACGAGCGTTCGGGGAATCGCCGACGTGGAGTTTCAGGAGTCTCAGGGAACTGCTGAG GTGGTTCCGGTGCGTCCCGGTGTCCTCCAGGTGATGGTTCACGACCTCTGCTTGACCTTTCCCGCCCCTGCTACAGCCACGGTGCACGTGTCGGACATCCTAGAGGTTTACGTGCGTGTGGTTGATAAG GTGGAGATCGGGAAGTCTGTGAGAGCATACGTTCGAGTTTTGGACGACAACAAAAAGCCGTTTCTTGCCAAatatttctctcatatgaaTCTGAAACTGAAAGCTGCATCATCCATCGTGTCTCTGCA acctTTATCGGAGTACTCCGAGAAGGACACGGCGACGTTCCTGGTCAAAGGCCTGGTGATCGGTCAGACGAGTATCTCTGCTGTCGTGAGCGATAAAGCCGGGAGAACGATCTCATCTGCACCACAACAAATCGAA GTTTTCCCACCTTTCAGGCTGCTCCCGAGAAAAGTCACGCTGATTATCGGGGCGTTGATGCAG ATCACGTCAGAAGGAGGTCCACAGCCTCAGTCCAATATCCTGTTCTCCTTAAGCGACTCGAACATCGCCTCCGTTAACAGCATCGGTCTGGTTCGGGGCGTCGCCGTGGGCAACATGACCGTTACAGGAGTCGTACAGGCCGTCGATACGGAAAGCGGCAAACTGGTGGCGATCTCGCAG GAtcaggtggaggtggaggtggtgcAGCTGAAAGGCGTCCGAATCAGAGCGCCCATCACTAGGATGAAGACCGGAACCATG ATGCCAGTCTATGTGATGGGACTAACGAGCAGTGAGACTCCGTTCTCCTTCGGTAACGCTCTTCCAGGACTCGCGTTCCACTGGAGCGTGACCAAGAGAGACATCCTGGACGTCCACACGCGCCATTCAGAG GCCTCCGTCACGCTTTCTGCCGAGCACAACTTCGCCATGAGCGTGTCGGGCCGCAGTAAAGGCCGCACTGGACTGAAGGTGGTGGTGCGAGCGACGGCTCCAGAAGCCGGGCACCTGTGGGGCAACAAGCTGGAGCTGAGTGACGAGATCCAGATCCAG GTTTATGAGAAATTGCAGCTGCTGAATCCAGAAGTGCAGGCTGAGGAGCTTTTAATGTCCCCGAACTCCTTATTAAAACTTCAAACCAACCG GGATGGAGTGGGTTCTCTGTCGTATCGGGTTCTAGACTGTCCTGATAAAGCTCCTCTGATCCACGTGGATGATAACGGCCATCTCGCGTCAGGCTCTCTGACGGGCACGGCGTCGTTACAGATCACCGCTCAGGAGAGCTTCGGGGTCAACCAGACCATCATCCTCGCTGTGAAG GTGGTGACCGTGTCGTACCTGAGACTGAGCACCGGTCCGGGTTTCTACACCTCTAACAGAGAGACGCTGGCGGCCGTCCCGCTCGGCTCCGTCCTCACCTTCACCGTCCACTTCCACGACAGCAGTGGTGAAGCTCTGCACAGCCACAACTCCCAGCTCACCTTCTCCACCAACAG ggacgACCTGGTGCAGGTGGGTAAAGGTGTGAGTAACAGCTCTCTGACAGTGAGGACAGTAAACGTGGGTTTGACGCTGTTGAGTGTTTGGGATTCGGAGCAAAGCGGCCTGGTGGATTACGTCGCTCTGCCCGTCCATCACGCCATCCAGCCGGCCGACGCCCACAACCTGGTGCCCGCTGACGTGGTGTGTTTTTCAGCGCAGCTCGTCAGCCGTGACG GGCTCTCAGGAACATGGAGCTCTTCATCCAGCGTCATCCTGGAGATCCATCCCAAAACGGGCGTGGCTGTAGCGAGAGACGTGGGCACAGTGACGGTTTATTACGAGATTCCAGGACAACTGCGCACTTACAGAGAG gtcgTCGTGAACAGCGTCTCCAAGACAGTCGTCACGGTTCCCTCGGGCTCCGTGAGAAACGAGAGAGAAACCAAAGTGCTCCTGACCACCAGAGAACGAGGAACCAACCTGATCG GAAGCTGCTCGCACGCTCAGTTGGAAAGCGTCTCCTCTCTGCAGCCGGAGAAGTCCGTCAGTTGCCGTCTGCAGTTCACCAGCGACGCCGTCGACTTCTCCGCTCACGAcgtctatcacacacacaccaccttcgACACAAGCGCAG gtgTGTACAGCTGCGTGTTAACCCTCGGGCCGATGACGGAGCAGCAGGTGAAGGTTCTGGGCGTGTCCATGAGCGGCGTGAGGGTGGAGGCGGATGTAGAGGGCAGTCGTTTTTCAGGAGAGCGAGTCAGCGCTGAGCTGCAGGTGAATCCCGGGTTCTACTCCGATCAGACGCACATCATCCTGAGCAGCCAGCACTCCACCGCCGAGCTCAGTGTGTACGGAGGCACGGGACTGCTGCAGCACCTGCAG GTGAAGTCGAGCTCTCCCTCCATCCTGGTCCAGGAGAAGGAGGTTTCCTCCACCTACCCCAGCTTCATCAGATACTCCGTGACCCTGCTAGACCTGCACGACGTCACGTCTGCCTCTCTGACCGTGTCGAGTCCCAGCACCGAACAGCAACTCATCGTCCCCATCACCGTCGTACACGCTGGAGAGACCATCTCCACCACCAGAG CGGGTGTGGTCGGAGGAGAGGGAGTCGGGATCCTGCAGCAGTTTGTGGACTCGTATCAGGTCATGTTCTTCACCCTGTTTGCTCTCCTGGCTGGTACAGCCGTCATCGTCATCG TGTGTCACGCCGTTTTCTCTCCGAAAGACCCGTCAGTTCATCCCGCCTTCATCGCCAGGACTCCGCCCCCTCCAG CGTCTCCGGTCGCGGGTCATTTTAACCACTCGCTCCACTCGTCCGATCTGAGGAGCAGTCCGAAGCTGCGTCTGTTCTCTCCGGACTATAACTCTCGCTGA